Proteins from a single region of Salvelinus sp. IW2-2015 linkage group LG4p, ASM291031v2, whole genome shotgun sequence:
- the LOC111960655 gene encoding cellular retinoic acid-binding protein 2 isoform X2, which translates to MSIQHNPGTLPSQGVNVFVRKIAVAAASRPAVEITQQGESLSIQTSTSVRTTHVSFTVGQSFNEDTVDGRPCTSTPRWETDSKISCEQTLQKGEGPKTAWTREVTDDGELILTMSAGDVVCTRVYQRE; encoded by the exons ATGTCTATCCAACACAAccctggaactcttccaagtcaag GTGTGAACGTGTTCGTCAGGAAGATAGCCGTGGCTGCAGCCTCCAGGCCTGCAGTAGAGATCACCCAGCAGGGAGAGAGTCTCTCCATCCAGACCTCCACCAGCGTACGCACCACCCATGTCTCCTTCACCGTAGGCCAGTCCTTCAATGAGGACACAGTGGACGGACGCCCTTGCACC AGTACCCCTCGCTGGGAGACAGATAGCAAGATCAGCTGTGAGCAGACTTTGCAGAAAGGGGAGGGCCCTAAGACTGCCTGGACCCGTGAAGTGACCGATGATGGTGAACTAATTTTG ACAATGAGCGCTGGGGATGTTGTGTGCACCAGAGTATATCAACGAGAATGA
- the LOC111960655 gene encoding cellular retinoic acid-binding protein 2 isoform X1: MIDYYNKLFTSEMDRKIANFSGMWKMKTSENFEELLKALGVNVFVRKIAVAAASRPAVEITQQGESLSIQTSTSVRTTHVSFTVGQSFNEDTVDGRPCTSTPRWETDSKISCEQTLQKGEGPKTAWTREVTDDGELILTMSAGDVVCTRVYQRE; encoded by the exons ATGATCGACTACTATAACAAACTATTTACATCAGAAATGGACCGTAAAATTGCAAACTTCTCTGGGATGTGGAAAATGAAGACTTCTGAAAACTTTGAAGAACTCCTTAAAGCGTTGG GTGTGAACGTGTTCGTCAGGAAGATAGCCGTGGCTGCAGCCTCCAGGCCTGCAGTAGAGATCACCCAGCAGGGAGAGAGTCTCTCCATCCAGACCTCCACCAGCGTACGCACCACCCATGTCTCCTTCACCGTAGGCCAGTCCTTCAATGAGGACACAGTGGACGGACGCCCTTGCACC AGTACCCCTCGCTGGGAGACAGATAGCAAGATCAGCTGTGAGCAGACTTTGCAGAAAGGGGAGGGCCCTAAGACTGCCTGGACCCGTGAAGTGACCGATGATGGTGAACTAATTTTG ACAATGAGCGCTGGGGATGTTGTGTGCACCAGAGTATATCAACGAGAATGA